A section of the Solitalea canadensis DSM 3403 genome encodes:
- a CDS encoding ROK family protein yields MFTAVISIRWEHLLKKIKNNNLKNKILKQLFFNQSLSCLDLSEQVNKSIPFVTKVINEMIEENIVIEDGYAPSSGGRRPLMYSLKPNEMFIVSVAMDQLTTRITIIDSLNNYVKPLETYELLLKDNDNAIPQLIEYIKDYIQRSGIPEKKIIGVGIGMPGFIDTEKGVNYTFLPTSDKSLQEQLSEALSLPVFIDNDSSLIALAELKFGMAKSKQTALVINMSWGVGLGMILNGELFRGHTGFAGEFSHIPTSENDTLCSCGKRGCLETEASLLLVAQKALDEVKSGTVTSLSTILEMSPKNAAKAIMEAANKGDQYAVELFLNVGYALGKGVAILIHIINPEVIIISGRGAEIGKILLPSIQQALHKYAIPRLADSTALSISSMGFDAEIIGAAALVIENLDKATSEPVQELMD; encoded by the coding sequence ATGTTTACGGCGGTTATTTCAATTAGATGGGAACACTTACTAAAAAAGATAAAAAACAATAATCTGAAAAATAAGATCCTTAAACAGCTGTTTTTCAACCAGTCTCTCTCCTGCCTTGATTTAAGTGAACAGGTTAATAAAAGCATTCCTTTTGTAACCAAGGTCATTAATGAAATGATTGAGGAAAATATAGTAATTGAAGATGGCTACGCTCCTTCCAGTGGTGGAAGACGACCATTGATGTACTCATTGAAGCCGAATGAAATGTTTATTGTTTCGGTTGCAATGGATCAACTCACTACCCGAATTACGATAATAGACTCCTTAAATAATTATGTAAAGCCACTTGAAACCTATGAACTGTTGCTTAAAGATAATGATAATGCTATTCCTCAGCTTATAGAGTACATAAAGGATTACATCCAGCGATCAGGCATTCCTGAGAAAAAAATTATTGGAGTAGGAATTGGAATGCCCGGATTTATAGATACTGAAAAAGGTGTTAATTATACTTTCCTGCCTACTTCGGATAAAAGTTTACAGGAACAGCTTAGCGAAGCTTTGTCGCTGCCTGTTTTTATTGATAATGACTCAAGCTTAATTGCGTTAGCTGAGCTTAAATTCGGTATGGCTAAATCAAAGCAAACAGCATTGGTAATTAATATGAGTTGGGGCGTTGGGTTGGGAATGATTTTAAACGGAGAACTGTTCAGGGGACATACTGGATTTGCGGGTGAATTTAGTCACATCCCGACCTCTGAAAACGACACACTTTGCAGCTGTGGTAAACGAGGCTGCCTTGAAACAGAAGCATCATTGCTACTGGTAGCTCAAAAAGCACTGGATGAAGTTAAGAGCGGAACTGTTACCAGCTTGAGTACTATTTTAGAAATGTCTCCTAAAAATGCAGCCAAGGCTATAATGGAAGCTGCAAATAAAGGCGACCAGTATGCAGTTGAATTGTTTCTGAATGTGGGTTATGCCTTGGGAAAAGGTGTTGCCATATTGATTCATATTATTAACCCAGAGGTTATTATTATTAGTGGCCGTGGTGCTGAAATTGGAAAGATTCTCCTTCCTTCCATTCAACAAGCGTTGCATAAATATGCCATCCCAAGATTAGCTGATAGTACAGCCTTAAGTATTTCATCAATGGGTTTTGATGCTGAAATAATTGGAGCAGCAGCTCTTGTTATTGAAAATCTTGACAAAGCAACCTCAGAGCCTGTGCAAGAACTAATGGATTAA
- a CDS encoding Crp/Fnr family transcriptional regulator: MNTHKIMQLITPIVSLNNHETDSFISCLAVKHLEKNQHFLQEGNICDAIGFINYGTMIYYKTSEKGDEITIDFAFEGDWITDNFSRLKQAPSLINIKAIENTELLVLKNDKLTALYDEMPKLEKLGRILTEQAFLRITQLSIDLQVLSAKERYIKLLQQYPTVFQKISLYHIANYLGIAPKSLSRIRNEIVSNK; this comes from the coding sequence ATGAATACCCATAAAATAATGCAGCTCATCACTCCTATTGTGTCGCTTAATAATCACGAGACAGATAGCTTTATCAGTTGCCTTGCTGTAAAACACTTAGAAAAGAATCAGCATTTTCTACAAGAGGGAAACATCTGTGATGCAATTGGATTCATAAACTATGGAACTATGATCTATTATAAAACGTCTGAAAAAGGCGATGAGATTACAATTGATTTTGCTTTTGAAGGAGATTGGATAACTGATAACTTCAGTCGACTAAAGCAGGCTCCTTCCTTAATTAATATTAAAGCAATCGAAAACACCGAATTACTCGTTCTTAAAAATGACAAGTTAACAGCTCTATACGATGAAATGCCGAAACTTGAGAAACTGGGAAGAATACTCACGGAGCAAGCGTTTCTAAGAATTACACAACTCAGTATAGACTTACAGGTATTATCGGCAAAAGAAAGGTACATTAAACTTCTTCAGCAGTATCCTACAGTTTTTCAAAAAATCTCCCTCTATCATATCGCAAACTATCTTGGAATAGCTCCAAAGTCCTTAAGTAGAATTCGCAATGAAATTGTAAGCAACAAGTAA
- a CDS encoding lipid II:glycine glycyltransferase FemX, producing MIVKIEKKEIRDVYKTAIIQQTAFWSKVKQQQGISSKAFDFKVKEDALFNADSKSSIVGDLLVLIQQIDNEHSIAYVPYGPEVEPCTENQGLFLEELSESLRSYLPKKCIMIRYDLAWESQWAHEKDSYDENGVWVGPPAKRYQEFRVNFNTQNWNLKKSNSDILPSNTVFLDLRKDKEALLRRMKPKTRYNINLSTRRGVAVRKIGLKDLSVWYALYKETAKRNHIHLNELEYFRTVLTAQANDTSSPADVELLLAEIDGQPLAAMFLVIAGNRGTYLYGASSSENRNYMATYALQWEAMNIAKKRGCTEYDLFGVAPRPDPSHPMYGLYKFKTGFGGDLHHGMGCWDYPLNDEMYGFYTATEMKAQGYHL from the coding sequence ATGATCGTAAAGATTGAAAAGAAAGAAATAAGAGATGTTTACAAAACGGCTATAATTCAGCAAACTGCATTTTGGTCAAAAGTGAAACAACAGCAGGGAATCAGTTCAAAAGCGTTTGATTTTAAAGTTAAGGAGGATGCGCTTTTTAATGCAGATAGTAAATCTTCAATTGTTGGCGATTTGTTGGTGCTTATTCAACAAATAGACAACGAGCATTCTATTGCTTATGTACCATATGGTCCTGAAGTTGAGCCATGTACCGAAAATCAAGGCTTATTTCTGGAAGAATTATCCGAATCATTAAGATCATATCTTCCAAAGAAATGCATTATGATTAGGTATGACTTGGCTTGGGAGTCTCAATGGGCACATGAAAAGGATAGTTATGATGAGAATGGCGTATGGGTTGGTCCACCAGCGAAGAGATATCAGGAATTCCGCGTTAACTTTAATACACAAAACTGGAATCTGAAAAAGTCGAATTCAGATATTCTTCCTTCTAATACCGTTTTTCTGGACCTCAGGAAAGACAAAGAAGCGCTATTGAGAAGAATGAAACCCAAAACCAGGTACAATATTAATTTGTCGACCCGAAGGGGAGTTGCCGTAAGAAAAATTGGCTTAAAGGATCTTTCGGTTTGGTATGCATTATATAAAGAGACTGCTAAACGGAATCATATTCACTTGAATGAGCTAGAATATTTCAGAACAGTATTAACCGCACAGGCAAATGACACTTCATCTCCGGCAGATGTTGAACTTTTGTTGGCTGAAATCGACGGACAACCATTGGCTGCAATGTTTTTGGTTATTGCAGGCAATAGGGGGACTTATCTGTATGGGGCATCATCATCCGAGAATCGAAATTATATGGCTACGTATGCACTGCAATGGGAAGCCATGAACATTGCTAAAAAAAGAGGGTGTACGGAGTATGATTTATTTGGTGTAGCACCGCGACCAGATCCATCACATCCTATGTATGGATTGTATAAGTTTAAAACCGGATTTGGAGGAGACTTGCATCATGGAATGGGCTGTTGGGATTATCCGCTAAATGATGAAATGTATGGATTTTATACGGCAACTGAAATGAAAGCACAAGGCTATCATTTATAG
- a CDS encoding TonB-dependent receptor domain-containing protein, with translation MKTLFAFALSILSFGAFTAVAQTKPASTGVCKVVGAIKAPDQKPAEYVTIALLRANDSVSVKGLTTDQTGTFEFFQVKEGQYILSVTSFDYKPFYTKPFEVKSGETSKQLETITLAASTKTLKEVTVVGNKPLIEQKLDKTVLNVESSIVSSGGTAIEVLQKAPGITVDNDGNISLKGKSGVTVLIDGKPTYMSNAEVADMLKNMSSASISQVEIMTNPPAKYDAAGNAGVINIKLKKGSNTGFNGSVNASFGQGIYAKGNGGINLNYRQKAYNVFGTYNYSQRKNMQELDLSRSFFAAGTGNLSHSMLQNADMKMPSHNNRFKAGIDLFLNPKSTLGFMVNGSIGTWESLNPTYSQKVNPAHQSEGSSYSQNHITEDWNNFTYNVNYKLTLDTSGRELTADVDYAQNKYGSNQLYNTTFYNSQGQQDPGNPQLIQKGVIPSTATIVTAKVDYTHPFGKKLKMDAGAKTSYVKTDNAIDYYNQVNVNEWAHSDSSSNHFKYTENINAAYINFSKEYKKFSFQVGLRGEQTRTEGDQRTIDSVVKRDYFQLFPTAYVKYEINKSNTIQLSYSRRVNRPDYENLNPFRNEIDPYTYQIGNPYLQPQISNAVEFSHVLKGKYTTTVNYNRTSDVMTMVTAPGVRPNSVYVTNKNLSTQDNYGISFSTPITFAKWWNANAYASVFHNGFKGKYLNDDVNRQQTSFSFNAQNTITFGNGFTGEVSGFYNSKMIDGILDIYPMWMVSAGVQKSILDKKGTIKLNVNDIFNSHKFKGAIKYSGMDIDVKNRWDSRVATLSFTYRFGNSNLKVSQRTSNNEEANRAKQGKD, from the coding sequence ATGAAAACACTATTTGCCTTTGCGCTCTCTATCCTAAGCTTTGGCGCATTTACAGCAGTTGCTCAAACAAAGCCTGCATCTACCGGAGTATGTAAAGTAGTTGGTGCTATTAAAGCTCCAGATCAAAAACCTGCAGAATATGTAACTATAGCATTGTTGCGTGCTAATGATTCAGTTTCTGTAAAGGGATTAACTACTGATCAAACCGGAACATTCGAATTTTTTCAGGTAAAAGAGGGTCAATATATACTTTCTGTTACTTCATTTGATTACAAACCTTTTTATACTAAACCCTTTGAGGTTAAAAGTGGCGAAACCAGCAAACAACTGGAAACTATAACATTAGCTGCTTCAACAAAAACACTTAAAGAGGTAACTGTTGTGGGCAATAAGCCTTTAATTGAACAGAAATTAGATAAAACTGTACTAAATGTTGAAAGTAGCATTGTAAGTAGCGGCGGAACTGCCATTGAAGTTTTGCAAAAAGCTCCTGGTATTACAGTTGATAATGATGGTAACATTAGCTTAAAAGGAAAAAGTGGTGTAACTGTATTAATTGATGGTAAGCCTACTTACATGTCGAATGCTGAAGTTGCAGACATGCTAAAAAACATGTCATCGGCAAGTATCAGCCAGGTGGAGATTATGACGAATCCTCCTGCAAAGTATGATGCTGCTGGTAATGCCGGTGTGATCAATATAAAGCTTAAAAAAGGTTCTAATACAGGCTTCAATGGCAGTGTAAATGCTTCGTTTGGACAGGGTATTTATGCCAAAGGAAATGGTGGAATTAATTTAAACTACCGTCAGAAAGCCTATAATGTTTTTGGTACCTACAATTACAGTCAACGTAAAAACATGCAGGAATTAGACTTATCTCGAAGTTTCTTTGCTGCTGGTACTGGAAACCTAAGCCATTCAATGTTGCAAAACGCTGATATGAAAATGCCTTCGCATAATAACCGCTTCAAGGCTGGGATTGATTTATTTCTTAATCCTAAAAGCACATTAGGTTTTATGGTAAACGGTAGCATTGGTACTTGGGAAAGTTTGAATCCTACTTACTCACAAAAAGTAAATCCGGCTCATCAAAGCGAAGGTAGCTCTTACTCACAGAACCATATTACCGAAGATTGGAATAACTTTACTTACAACGTAAATTATAAACTTACACTGGATACAAGCGGCCGTGAATTAACTGCTGATGTGGATTATGCTCAAAATAAGTACGGATCAAACCAGCTTTACAACACCACCTTTTACAACTCACAAGGACAGCAAGATCCTGGAAATCCTCAGTTAATCCAGAAAGGGGTTATTCCTTCAACAGCAACTATTGTAACTGCTAAAGTTGATTATACTCATCCGTTCGGCAAAAAATTAAAGATGGATGCTGGAGCTAAAACAAGCTATGTAAAAACTGATAATGCTATTGATTATTACAATCAGGTTAATGTTAATGAGTGGGCTCATAGCGACAGCTCTTCTAACCACTTTAAATACACTGAAAATATCAATGCTGCTTATATTAATTTTAGTAAAGAATACAAAAAATTCAGTTTCCAGGTAGGATTACGCGGTGAGCAAACCCGTACAGAAGGTGATCAAAGAACAATTGATTCGGTGGTAAAACGTGATTATTTCCAATTGTTCCCTACTGCTTATGTTAAATACGAGATCAATAAAAGCAATACGATACAATTATCATATAGTCGTCGTGTAAACCGTCCTGATTACGAGAATCTAAATCCATTCCGTAATGAGATAGATCCGTATACTTACCAGATTGGTAACCCGTATTTACAACCTCAGATTAGCAACGCTGTTGAATTTAGCCATGTGTTAAAAGGTAAATATACAACAACAGTTAATTACAACCGCACTTCTGATGTAATGACGATGGTTACAGCGCCGGGAGTACGTCCTAACTCAGTGTATGTTACCAACAAAAATTTAAGTACACAGGATAACTATGGTATCAGTTTTAGTACACCAATTACTTTTGCCAAATGGTGGAATGCAAATGCTTATGCAAGCGTTTTTCACAATGGATTTAAAGGAAAATACCTAAATGACGACGTAAACCGTCAGCAAACTTCATTTAGTTTTAATGCACAAAACACGATCACTTTTGGAAATGGCTTTACAGGAGAAGTTAGTGGTTTCTACAATTCTAAAATGATCGATGGTATTCTTGATATTTATCCTATGTGGATGGTTTCAGCAGGTGTTCAAAAATCTATACTTGACAAGAAAGGCACTATTAAGCTAAATGTTAACGACATTTTTAACAGTCATAAATTTAAGGGAGCCATTAAATATTCAGGAATGGATATCGATGTTAAAAATAGATGGGATAGCCGTGTAGCAACATTGTCGTTTACTTATCGTTTTGGAAACAGCAATCTTAAAGTTTCGCAACGTACTAGCAACAATGAAGAAGCAAACAGAGCAAAACAAGGTAAAGATTAA